Part of the Methanobrevibacter ruminantium genome, AACTTCAATGTTCCTTTTAATTCTATCTACACCCATTTCAGTTGTATGTACCTTATCAAGATTTCTTAAGAGTTCCATAATCATTCACCTATAAAAGTTAACTCAACTGTCCTATTTGATCTAGGACCCTCCAATTCAACGAAGAATATTGATTGCCAAGTTCCAAGGTCCAATCTACCATCCACTATTGGAATGGTTTCAGATGAGCCTAAGAGAAATGCTCTTATATGTGAAGCTGCATTATTGTCAATGAAATCATGTTTATAATTGTCCGTTTCCTTGACAATGTCTTTTAATGCTTCCTCAAAATCCAATAAAAGTCCCTTTTCATTTTCATTTACACGAATGGCACTTGTAGAATGCTTTGTAAATATGTTTACGATACCATTATCCATTTTATTTTCCTTATTAATCTCATTCAAAACCGCTACAACATCTCTTGTAATATCCATTATCTGAAAATTAGAACTTGAACTAATCTTTAATGATTTGCTTATTATAACCATTTAATCACCATCATAATTATATTTGAATTTAAATTAAAAAAATTTACTTATAACATTGTTAGAAATCATTTTCACAAAACTTTTATAAATGCGGAAAATAAAGAGTTAATTAAGCAAAATATTAAAAAAAAAATATGGTTTATAATACTATCTTTACAAAGTTTTTAAGAGAGTGAATAAGATGTCATTTACAGCATATATGTTGGATGTAATATCTGATACTATTTATCCGGCTAGAATCACAATAGAAGACGGTTTATTTAAAGAAGTTACCCCAATTACAGTTTCTGAAAAAGAAATTATAAATGTTGATGTAAAAGGATTAATGCTTCCAGGATTCATTGATTCCCATATTCATATTGAAAGCAGTATGATTACACCAGCACAATTTGCTAAAATTGCAGTTCGTCATGGTACTACTGGTGTTGTTTGCGATCCTCATGAAATAGCCAATGTTTTAGGAATCGAAGGGGTTGAAGCAATGATAGAAAATGCAAAGCAAGTTCCATTTAATTTTTTCTTCACGGCCCCATCCTGTGTACCTGCTACTGGATTTGAGACTTCTGGTGCTGTTTTAGATTCCTCTGATATAGAATATTTGCTTAAAAAAGATGAGATTGTGGCATTGGGAGAAATGATGAATTTCCCAGGTGTAATTAACGGCGATGAAGATGTTCATAAGAAATTGGAATTGGCAAGAAAATATGGAAAGCCAATTGATGGCCATGCACCGCTAGTAACTAGAGACGCTTTGGATAAATACCTCGCTGCAGGTATAAGTACAGACCACGAATGCAGTAATGTTATAGAAGCTCTTGAGAAAAAGATAAAAGGTATGAAAATTATGGTCCGTGATGGCTCATCAGCTATGGATATGGAAGGTCTTTTTAATATAGATGAAGGTCGTCAATCCGTTGATTTTACAGGACCTATGGGCCTTATGTTTAGAGACATATTTGAGAGAA contains:
- a CDS encoding secondary thiamine-phosphate synthase enzyme YjbQ gives rise to the protein MVIISKSLKISSSSNFQIMDITRDVVAVLNEINKENKMDNGIVNIFTKHSTSAIRVNENEKGLLLDFEEALKDIVKETDNYKHDFIDNNAASHIRAFLLGSSETIPIVDGRLDLGTWQSIFFVELEGPRSNRTVELTFIGE